One Roseburia rectibacter DNA window includes the following coding sequences:
- a CDS encoding CPBP family glutamic-type intramembrane protease encodes MFLTMVWALPLSLSYIKTKNIYVPMTAHFIGNLLGNGMDVIMTIISML; translated from the coding sequence ATATTTTTAACTATGGTCTGGGCTTTGCCGTTAAGTTTGTCATATATTAAGACTAAAAATATATATGTACCAATGACAGCACATTTTATTGGCAATTTATTAGGAAATGGAATGGATGTTATTATGACGATTATTTCAATGTTATAG
- a CDS encoding helix-turn-helix domain-containing protein, producing MKDKELRKLIGSRVKQRRLELNLTQPYVAEKMGVTASTILRYENGSIDNTKKMVLEGLSEALHVSVEWLKGETDEYETDITDKRELQIRDAMGDILEQLPLALTKEEDAFSKDLLLLMLKQYGLFLDSFQFACKNFKGNAGQTDIAKTIGFESNEEYNEIMFLREITPTINALNEMADVVRLYSKKPKTAEQRLANLLSEVLYEDSESV from the coding sequence ATGAAAGATAAAGAACTACGCAAGCTGATAGGCAGCAGAGTAAAACAGCGCCGTCTGGAATTGAATCTGACACAGCCTTATGTCGCAGAAAAGATGGGGGTTACCGCTTCTACAATCCTGCGTTATGAGAATGGTTCGATTGACAATACGAAAAAAATGGTGCTGGAAGGTCTTTCGGAAGCACTCCATGTATCTGTGGAATGGCTCAAAGGGGAAACAGATGAATATGAAACCGACATTACGGATAAGAGAGAGTTACAGATTCGTGATGCGATGGGAGATATTCTGGAACAGTTACCGCTTGCCCTTACCAAAGAAGAAGATGCTTTTTCAAAAGATTTATTACTGCTGATGTTAAAACAATATGGTCTGTTTTTGGATTCCTTCCAGTTCGCCTGCAAAAATTTCAAGGGGAATGCTGGTCAGACGGATATTGCCAAAACAATAGGGTTTGAATCGAATGAGGAATATAATGAGATTATGTTCTTAAGGGAAATCACTCCTACCATCAATGCTCTTAATGAGATGGCAGACGTTGTAAGGCTCTATTCCAAGAAACCAAAAACAGCAGAACAAAGGCTTGCAAATCTTTTATCAGAAGTCTTATACGAAGATTCCGAATCGGTATAG
- a CDS encoding helix-turn-helix domain-containing protein, whose translation MTQRKIALSIEEAADYTGIGRNTLRQLVEWKKLPVLKVGRKVLIKTDILEMFMEANEGRDLRDRGNVKAVTRTAAN comes from the coding sequence ATGACGCAAAGAAAAATTGCATTATCCATCGAAGAAGCTGCTGACTATACGGGAATCGGCAGAAATACCTTAAGACAGCTTGTAGAATGGAAGAAACTTCCAGTATTAAAGGTTGGTCGCAAAGTCCTGATTAAAACCGATATTCTGGAAATGTTTATGGAAGCTAATGAAGGTCGTGATTTGAGGGATAGAGGAAATGTAAAAGCCGTAACAAGAACTGCGGCAAATTAA
- a CDS encoding tyrosine-type recombinase/integrase, with the protein MAKGSVRKKGKKWYYRFYVEDASGNLVQKECVGTESKSETEKLLRQAMDDYEKKKFVAKAENLTVGQLLDVWAEEELKTGTLSNGTVENYLGTIRNIKKHPLAERKLKNVTSEHLQSFFDLLSFGGVHPDGKEKKGYSKDYIHSFSAVMQQSFRFAVFPKQYITFNPMQYIKLRYQTDEVDLFSDEDMDGNIQPISREDYERLLTYLQKKNPAAILPIQIAYYAGLRIGEACGLAWQDVNLEEQCLTIRRSIRYDGSKRKYIIGPTKRKKVRIVDFGDTLVEIFRNARKEQLKNRMQYGELYHTNYYKEVKEKNRVYYEYYCLDRTEEVPADYKEISFVCLRPDGCLELPTTLGTVCRKVAKTLEGFEGFHFHQLRHTYASNLLANGAAPKDVQELLGHSDVSTTMNVYAHSTRDAKRKSVRLLDKVVGND; encoded by the coding sequence ATGGCAAAAGGATCTGTAAGAAAAAAAGGAAAGAAATGGTACTACCGCTTCTATGTAGAGGACGCAAGCGGCAATCTTGTTCAAAAAGAATGCGTTGGAACAGAAAGCAAAAGTGAAACTGAAAAGCTGCTCCGTCAGGCAATGGATGATTATGAAAAAAAGAAATTTGTTGCCAAAGCGGAAAATCTCACAGTCGGACAACTTCTGGATGTGTGGGCAGAGGAGGAATTAAAAACAGGTACGCTCAGCAATGGTACTGTGGAGAATTACCTCGGAACAATCCGAAATATCAAGAAACACCCATTGGCAGAACGGAAATTAAAAAATGTAACCTCTGAGCATTTGCAATCCTTCTTTGATTTGCTTTCCTTTGGGGGAGTTCATCCCGATGGAAAAGAGAAAAAGGGTTACAGCAAAGATTACATCCATTCTTTTTCCGCAGTCATGCAGCAGTCCTTCCGCTTTGCAGTATTTCCAAAACAGTATATTACGTTCAATCCCATGCAGTATATTAAACTGCGGTATCAGACGGACGAAGTTGATTTGTTTTCGGATGAGGACATGGACGGAAATATCCAACCAATTTCACGAGAAGATTATGAAAGACTGCTTACGTATCTTCAAAAAAAGAACCCAGCCGCAATACTTCCAATCCAGATAGCCTATTATGCCGGGCTTCGTATTGGAGAAGCCTGTGGTTTGGCATGGCAGGACGTAAATCTGGAAGAACAATGCCTTACCATAAGACGCAGCATCCGATATGATGGCTCAAAACGCAAATATATCATCGGACCAACCAAGCGGAAAAAAGTGAGGATTGTTGATTTTGGAGATACGCTGGTAGAGATTTTCCGTAATGCCCGGAAAGAGCAGTTAAAAAATCGAATGCAGTATGGAGAACTTTATCACACGAACTACTACAAAGAGGTCAAAGAGAAAAACAGAGTGTACTACGAGTATTATTGCTTAGACAGAACAGAGGAAGTCCCGGCAGATTATAAAGAAATTTCTTTCGTCTGCTTAAGACCTGATGGCTGTCTGGAACTTCCGACTACTTTGGGAACGGTATGCAGAAAGGTAGCAAAAACATTAGAGGGATTTGAAGGCTTTCATTTCCACCAGTTACGTCACACCTATGCAAGCAACCTTTTAGCAAATGGAGCTGCCCCAAAAGATGTGCAGGAATTGTTAGGACACTCAGATGTCAGTACCACAATGAACGTCTATGCTCACTCCACAAGAGATGCGAAACGAAAATCGGTTCGGCTTCTTGATAAAGTGGTAGGCAATGACTAA